A single Montipora foliosa isolate CH-2021 chromosome 7, ASM3666993v2, whole genome shotgun sequence DNA region contains:
- the LOC138010747 gene encoding uncharacterized protein, which produces MKATLFTLVSFCLCSSAANVSTQGTDLNQPKIKPNTDAKVLVQQLCNSGGTGLTGLRSMIKQEFQTMKKELTEEIGKKEGKDPWIKMNTAPVCFGAKGDQFGKFFVSASGRLASIKLVHFYGYVTCAKGDKRFWSYWGCSIYYGSLKEKVNIVITNSANHILLPSSQFMDGSNKWSSLQGYNSFSPEIVLSVFSNPSVVVKGQELRLWYGEDLMNSAEGDNDGKSCCDVYARLV; this is translated from the exons ATGAAGGCAACTTTGTTTACCCTTGTAAGCTTTTGTCTGTGCTCTTCGGCTGCGAATGTATCGACGCAGGGCACCGACCTTAACCAGCCAAAGATTAAACCGAACACTGATGCAAAAGTTTTGGTGCAGCAGTTGTGTAACTCAGGAGGAACCGGCCTGACTGGACTCAGATCGATGATAAAACAAGAATTCCAAACCATGAAGAAAGAACTAACAGAGGAAATTGGAAAGAAAGAGGGCAAAG ACCCATGGATCAAAATGAATACTGCCCCGGTGTGTTTTGGTGCAAAAGGTGATCAGTTTGGCAAGTTTTTTGTTTCAGCTAGCGGAAGGTTGGCTTCCATTAAACTGGTCCATTTTTACGGCTATGTGACGTGTGCCAAAGGCGATAAGAGGTTTTGGTCATATTGGGGTTGCAGCATCTATTACGGCAGCCTGAAAGAAAAGGTCAACATTGTCATCACAAATTCCGCAAACCACATCCTGCTCCCATCGAGCCAATTCATGGATGGCAGCAACAAGTGGTCCAGTCTTCAAGGGTACAACTCGTTCTCTCCCGAGATCGTGTTGTCTGTTTTCTCCAACCCGTCGGTGGTGGTGAAAGGTCAAGAATTGCGATTGTGGTACGGTGAAGATTTGATGAATAGCGCTGAGGGCGACAACGACGGAAAATCTTGTTGCGACGTATACGCTCGGCTCGTGTAA